Proteins from a genomic interval of Dama dama isolate Ldn47 chromosome 1, ASM3311817v1, whole genome shotgun sequence:
- the LOC133056246 gene encoding olfactory receptor 5J3-like, protein MADVNFTLVTEFILLGLTDHAELKVVLFLLFLLIYTISLVDNLGMLLLIQITPRLQTPMYHFLSCLSFIDACYSSVFAPRMLMNFFVERETISFSACMVQYFLFVSLLTAEGFLLAAMAYDRYMAIVNPLLYTVAMTKIVCVALAIGSCVGGIINSLTHTTGLLKLSFCGPNVIRHFFCDLPPLLKLSCSDTSMNELLLLIFSGIIALITFMTVMISYIFIVAAILRIRSAAGRHKAFSTCASHLTVVILFYGSISFSYIQPSSQYSLEQEKVVSVFYTLVIPMLNPLIYSLRNKEVKDAVKRAKEMKHIPC, encoded by the coding sequence ATGGCTGATGTTAATTTTACACTGGTGACTGAGTTTATCCTTTTGGGACTGACAGATCATGCTGAACTGAAAGTGGTTCtcttcctgctgttcctgctTATCTATACCATTTCCTTGGTGGATAATCTAGGGATGCTCCTTCTAATCCAAATAACTCCCAGACTCCAAACACCCATGTACCATTTCCTCAGCTGCCTGTCATTCATCGATGCCTGCTATTCATCAGTCTTTGCACCCAGAATGCTGATGAACTTCTTTGTTGAACGGGAGACAATCTCATTCTCTGCATGCATGGTGCAGTACTTTTTATTCGTGTCACTCCTTACCGCTGAGGGCTTCTTGCTGGCAGCAATGGCTTATGACCGCTATATGGCCATTGTGAACCCTTTACTTTATACCGTGGCTATGACAAAAATAGTTTGTGTTGCTCTGGCCATTGGATCATGTGTAGGAGGCATAATCAACTCATTGACTCACACAACTGGCTTGCTGAAATTGTCTTTCTGTGGGCCAAATGTCATCAGGCACTTCTTCTGTGACCTTCCCCCGCTGTTGAAGCTGTCCTGTTCTGACACATCCATGAATGAACTGCTGCTTTTAATCTTCTCTGGCATTATTGCCTTGATCACTTTCATGACTGTGATGATCTCCTACATCTTCATCGTTGCTGCTATCCTGAGGATCCGCTCAGCAGCAGGCAGACACAAAGCCTTCTCCACATGTGCTTCACATCTCACGGTTGTGATTCTATTCTATGGCTCTATAAGCTTTAGCTACATTCAACCAAGCTCCCAGTATTCCTTAGAACAAGAGAAGGTGGTATCTGTGTTTTATACCCTGGTTATCCCTATGTTAAACCCATTAATTTATAGCTTAAGAAACAAGGAAGTGAAGGATGCTGTGAAAAGGGCTAAAGAAATGAAGCATATTCCTTGTTAA
- the LOC133056252 gene encoding olfactory receptor 5J3-like, which produces MADSNVSGITEFILLGLTDNPELNTVLFVLFLLIYLITVLGNVWIIAIILVSDQLHSPKYFFLSQLAFLDFCYSSVFIPKLLVNYLAGQKAISYSGCLLQYSFVSLFLTTECFLLAAVAYDRYLAVCRPLHYKGLMTPTFCIHLVTASYLLGCANSLTHLAGLLSLSFCGHNIINHYFCDIPLLFQLACSGTHYNEALFTVLSGSTSVATFLIVVSSYLEILLTVLKTRSLRGRYKAFSTSASHLTVVSLFYGTVIFTYLGTSSSYPQEKAKILSVFYTLLLPILNLLIYSVRNTEAKEAMKRIIMRKIFAQ; this is translated from the coding sequence ATGGCTGACAGCAATGTCAGTGGGATAACTGAATTCATCCTCCTGGGGCTGACTGATAACCCTGAACTGAATACAGTCCTATTTGTGCTGTTTCTCTTGATCTATCTCATTACTGTCCTGGGCAATGTCTGGATTATCGCCATCATCCTGGTTAGTGATCAGCTCCACTCTCCCAAGTACTTTTTCCTTAGCCAGTTGGCTTTCCTGGATTTCTGCTATTCCTCAGTCTTTATCCCTAAGCTGTTGGTGAACTACTTAGCAGGACAGAAAGCTATCTCCTACAGTGGTTGCCTCCTTCAATACTCCTTTGTCAGCTTGTTCCTGACCACGGAATGCTTCCTCTTGGCTGCCGTGGCCTATGACCGGTACCTTGCTGTCTGCCGCCCTCTTCACTATAAAGGCCTCATGACACCCACCTTCTGCATCCAcctggtcactgcctcctatctACTGGGTTGTGCCAACTCACTCACCCACCTGGCTGGTTTGCTCAGTCTGTCCTTCTGTGGGCACAACATCATTAACCACTATTTCTGTGATATCCCTCTGCTTTTCCAACTTGCCTGTTCTGGCACCCATTACAACGAGGCTCTATTTACTGTCCTCTCTGGAAGCACATCAGTGGCTACCTTTCTGATTGTGGTTAGTTCCTATCTGGAAATCCTTCTCACGGTCCTGAAGACACGGTCTTTGAGAGGCAGATACAAAGCCTTCTCCACATCTGCCTCCCACCTAACGGTAGTCAGTCTCTTCTACGGAACAGTGATTTTTACTTATTTGGGGACCAGCTCTAGCTACCCACAGGAGAAAGCCAAAATCTTGTCTGTGTTCTATACTCTTTTGCTGCCAATACTAAATCTTCTGATATACAGTGTGAGGAACACAGAAGCCAAAGAAGCAATGAAAAGAATTatcatgagaaaaatatttgctcaGTGA
- the LOC133056260 gene encoding LOW QUALITY PROTEIN: olfactory receptor 8I2-like (The sequence of the model RefSeq protein was modified relative to this genomic sequence to represent the inferred CDS: inserted 1 base in 1 codon): MAGNNFTEVTFFILSGFANHPELQISLFMMFLFMYLFTVLGNLGLILLIRIDSQLHTPMYFFLSNLAFIDVFYSSTVTPKALLNLQSIQKTISXVGCFVQMYFFVGLVCSECFLLGSMAYDRYVAICNPLLHSVVMSQKVCRGLGVMPYMIGFTNSLVSICVISRLAFCDVSINHFFCDTTALLALSCVDALSTEMVIFVLAGFTLLSSLFIITFTYMAIISAILQIRSAAGRQKAFSTCVSHIMGVTIFYGSLIFTYLQPENTSSLTQAQVASVFYTIVIPMLNPLICSLRNKDVKNALLKAFQKLFP; the protein is encoded by the exons ATGGCTGGGAACAACTTCACGGAGGTGACATTCTTCATCCTCTCTGGATTTGCAAATCACCCTGAACTACaaatcagcctcttcatgatgtTTCTCTTTATGTATCTCTTCACTGTTTTGGGGAACCTTGGACTAATTCTGTTAATCAGAATCGACTCTCAGCTCCACACACCTATGTACTTTTTCCTTAGCAATTTAGCATTCATTGATGTATTTTATTCGTCTACTGTAACACCCAAGGCACTGCTAAATCTCCAGTCAATCCAGAAAACCATCT TCGTTGGCTGCTTTGTTCAGATGTACTTTTTTGTGGGTTTAGTGTGCAGTGAGTGCTTTCTCCTGGGgtccatggcctatgaccgctatgtagCTATCTGCAATCCCTTACTGCATTCTGTGGTCATGTCCCAGAAGGTGTGCAGGGGGCTGGGAGTCATGCCTTATATGATCGGCTTCACCAATTCTCTGGTCTCCATCTGTGTGATCAGCAGGTTGGCATTCTGTGATGTCAGCATCAATCATTTTTTCTGTGACACCACAGCTCTTCTGGCCCTGTCCTGCGTGGATGCACTCAGCACAGAAATGGTGATCTTTGTTTTAGCTGGCTTCACCCTTCTTAGTTCTCTCTTCATCATCACCTTCACCTACATGGCCATCATCTCAGCCATCCTGCAGATCCGGTCTGCAGCAGGCAGACAGAAAGCCTTTTCCACCTGTGTGTCCCACATCATGGGGGTGACCATCTTCTATGGGTCCCTGATTTTCACGTATTTGCAGCCTGAGAACACATCCTCCTTGACCCAGGCACAGGTGGCGTCTGTATTCTACACCATTGTTATTCCCATGCTGAATCCGCTTATCTGTAGTTTGAGgaacaaagatgtaaaaaatgctcTTCTGAAAGCATTTCAAAAACTGTTTCCATGA